In Musa acuminata AAA Group cultivar baxijiao chromosome BXJ2-8, Cavendish_Baxijiao_AAA, whole genome shotgun sequence, one genomic interval encodes:
- the LOC135618378 gene encoding pathogenesis-related protein 1C-like: MAGPMSVVLLVLLFITPLSSQQQEFPSVEVPQASPAPSADSMNVSVSHDSSADAASPPPVPKRRYRGKNGRKNMVREFLHAHNQVRALAGEKPFEWDDNLARYAQRWSEKRRSDCAIVHSMGPYGENMFWGSGWDWRVADAVGNWAREHMYYNPSDNSCMSGKMCGHFTQIVWNSSEAVGCARVECFSGGVIITCNYDPPGNWVGESPFGSLE; the protein is encoded by the coding sequence ATGGCGGGTCCGATGTCTGttgtcctcctcgtcctcctcttcaTTACTCCTCTCTCCTCCCAGCAACAGGAGTTTCCGTCCGTCGAAGTGCCGCAGGCCTCGCCGGCTCCAAGCGCCGATAGCATGAACGTCAGCGTCAGCCATGACAGCAGCGCCGACGCCGCAAGTCCACCGCCCGTTCCGAAGCGCAGGTACCGCGGAAAGAACGGGCGGAAGAACATGGTGCGGGAGTTCCTGCATGCGCATAACCAGGTGCGGGCCTTGGCCGGCGAGAAGCCGTTCGAGTGGGACGACAATCTGGCACGGTACGCGCAGCGCTGGTCGGAGAAGCGGCGGTCCGACTGCGCCATCGTGCACTCGATGGGGCCCTACGGCGAGAACATGTTCTGGGGGTCGGGGTGGGACTGGAGGGTGGCGGACGCGGTGGGGAACTGGGCCAGGGAGCACATGTACTATAACCCGAGCGACAACTCGTGCATGTCGGGGAAGATGTGCGGCCACTTCACGCAGATCGTGTGGAACAGCTCCGAGGCGGTGGGTTGCGCCCGGGTTGAGTGCTTCTCCGGCGGCGTGATCATCACCTGCAACTACGATCCCCCGGGCAACTGGGTCGGCGAGAGCCCCTTCGGAAGCTTGGAATGA
- the LOC135620002 gene encoding UDP-glucose 4-epimerase GEPI48-like has translation MPSPPAAARNILVTGGAGYIGSHTVLQLLKGGYRAVVVDNLDNSSEVALERVRELAGEFGKNLDFHRIDLRDREALEKVFSSTKFDAVIHFAGIKAVGESVRKPLLYYNNNLVGTIILFEVMAAYGCKKLVFSSSATVYGSPKEVPCTEEYPLCAINPYGRTKLMTEDMCRDICQGDNEWDIILLRYFNPVGAHPSGYIGEDPRGIPNNLMPFVQQVAVGRRAALTVFGNDYSTKDGTAVRDYIHVVDLADGHIAALQKLFEGGSHIGCDVYNLATGRGTSVLEIVAAFEKASGKKIPLVMAGRRPGDAEIVYASTAKAEKELHWKAKYGIEEMCRDQWNWTSKNPWGYKLPETAANGNGKCPTSK, from the exons ATGCCTTCTCCGCCGGCCGCGGCGCGGAACATTCTGGTGACGGGCGGCGCCGGGTACATCGGCAGCCACACGGTGCTGCAGCTCCTCAAGGGGGGCTACCGCGCCGTCGTGGTGGACAACCTCGACAACTCGTCGGAGGTCGCCCTCGAGCGGGTCAGGGAGCTCGCCGGGGAGTTCGGCAAGAACCTTGACTTCCATCGG ATTGATCTTCGAGACAGAGAAGCATTGGAAAAAGTTTTTTCTTCCACGAA GTTTGATGCTGTTATACACTTTGCTGGAATAAAGGCTGTTGGTGAAAGTGTTAGAAAACCTTTGCTTTATTACAACAACAACCTTGTTGGTACGATAATTCTCTTCGAAGTAATGGCTGCTTATGGATGCAAAAAG CTGGTATTCTCATCATCAGCCACAGTTTATGGATCACCCAAGGAAGTGCCTTGTACAGAAGAATATCCCTTGTGCGCAATAAACCCATATGGACGTACTAAG CTTATGACTGAAGATATGTGTCGTGATATCTGTCAAGGTGACAATGAGTgggatattattttattaagataCTTCAATCCTGTTGGAGCTCATCCCAGTGGCTACATTGGTGAAGATCCCCGTGGAATTCCCAATAACCTCATGCCCTTTGTACAGCAAGTTGCTGTCGGAAGGAGAGCTGCCCTTACAGTATTTGGAAATGACTATTCAACCAAGGATGGCACAGCG GTAAGGGATTATATTCATGTTGTTGACTTGGCAGATGGACATATTGCAGCCCTGCAGAAGCTCTTTGAGGGCGGCTCTCACATAG GATGTGATGTCTATAATCTCGCAACTGGAAGGGGAACATCTGTCTTGGAAATAGTGGCAGCGTTTGAGAAGGCTTCTGGGAAG aaaatccCTCTGGTCATGGCTGGAAGGCGTCCTGGGGATGCCGAAATTGTATATGCATCCACTGCCAAAGCGGAGAAGGAGCTACACTGGAA GGCAAAGTATGGCATCGAAGAGATGTGCCGAGATCAGTGGAACTGGACCAGCAAGAACCCTTGGGGATATAAATTGCCCGAGACCGCTGCTAACGGAAATGGAAAGTGCCCTACATCCAAATAA